Proteins encoded by one window of Pseudomonas tructae:
- a CDS encoding bifunctional alpha/beta hydrolase/class I SAM-dependent methyltransferase, with product MRNAQSLHFTTHDGVELHYRHWPADIADDQPRRAVVLFHRGHEHGGRMAHLADELQLPDHDFFAWDARGHGQSPGARGDSPSFACSVRDVQTFIEHIAREHGIAEEDMAVLAQSVGAVLIATWAHDYAPKVRCLVLASPAFKVKLYVPFARPGLKLMRAWRGNFFVNSYVKPRLLSHDPERIASYESDPLISRPISVTMLLGLYEAADRVVADAQAIQVPTQLLISGADFVVKRKPQEQFFERLGCAHKEKHILPGLFHDTLGERDRGHALARIRRFIEHCFSLAPQRPSLLAADQLGASCAEAESLAAPLPRNSPADLYWRATRAGLRLGKGLSDGVKLGFDTGFDSGSTLDYIYRNQPTGKGAIGRMIDQNYLNAIGWRGIRQRKLHVEELLRLAIERLREQGKPVDIVDIAAGHGRYILEALQGLERKPESILLRDYSELNVQQGSALIAEKGLADIARFVQGDAFDAQSLASLDPRPTLAVVSGLYELFASNQMVGDSLGGLAQAVEPGGYLVYTGQPWHPQLEMIARALTSHRAGQAWVMRRRSQVEMDQLVEAAGFRKVCQRIDEWGIFSVSLAQRVA from the coding sequence ATGCGCAACGCGCAATCGCTGCACTTCACCACCCACGACGGCGTCGAGCTGCACTACCGCCATTGGCCCGCTGACATTGCTGACGACCAGCCGCGCCGCGCCGTGGTGCTGTTCCACCGCGGCCACGAGCATGGCGGGCGCATGGCCCACCTGGCTGATGAACTGCAATTGCCCGACCACGATTTCTTCGCCTGGGACGCCCGGGGCCACGGCCAGTCGCCCGGGGCTCGTGGCGACAGCCCGAGTTTTGCCTGCAGCGTGCGCGACGTACAGACCTTCATCGAACATATCGCCCGCGAGCACGGCATCGCCGAAGAAGACATGGCAGTGCTGGCGCAAAGCGTCGGCGCCGTGCTGATCGCCACCTGGGCCCATGACTACGCGCCCAAGGTACGCTGCCTGGTACTGGCCTCGCCAGCCTTCAAGGTCAAGCTATACGTGCCTTTCGCAAGACCGGGGCTGAAGCTGATGCGCGCCTGGCGCGGCAACTTCTTCGTCAATAGCTACGTCAAGCCGCGCCTGCTCAGCCACGACCCCGAGCGCATCGCCTCGTATGAAAGCGACCCGCTGATCAGCCGGCCGATTTCGGTGACCATGCTGCTCGGTTTGTATGAAGCCGCCGACCGCGTGGTGGCCGATGCCCAGGCGATCCAGGTGCCGACCCAACTGTTGATTTCCGGCGCGGATTTCGTGGTCAAGCGCAAACCCCAGGAACAGTTCTTCGAACGCTTAGGCTGCGCGCACAAAGAGAAGCACATCCTCCCCGGACTCTTCCACGACACCCTGGGCGAGCGTGACCGCGGCCATGCCCTGGCGCGCATTCGCCGCTTTATCGAGCACTGCTTCAGCCTGGCGCCGCAGCGCCCTTCGCTGCTCGCTGCCGACCAACTGGGCGCCAGCTGCGCCGAGGCCGAAAGCCTGGCCGCGCCGCTGCCGCGCAACTCGCCGGCCGACCTTTACTGGCGCGCCACCCGCGCCGGCCTGCGGCTGGGCAAAGGCTTGTCGGACGGGGTCAAGCTGGGCTTCGATACCGGTTTTGATTCCGGTAGCACCCTGGACTACATCTACCGTAACCAGCCCACCGGCAAAGGTGCGATCGGGCGCATGATCGACCAGAACTACCTCAACGCCATCGGTTGGCGCGGCATCCGCCAGCGCAAACTGCATGTCGAGGAACTGCTGCGCCTGGCCATCGAACGCCTGCGCGAACAGGGCAAGCCGGTGGACATCGTCGACATCGCCGCCGGCCATGGCCGTTACATCCTCGAAGCGCTGCAGGGCCTTGAGCGCAAGCCGGAGTCGATCCTGTTGCGCGATTACAGCGAGCTCAATGTCCAGCAGGGCAGCGCGCTGATCGCCGAAAAAGGCCTGGCCGACATTGCCCGCTTCGTTCAGGGCGATGCCTTCGATGCGCAAAGCCTGGCCAGCCTCGACCCACGCCCAACCCTGGCAGTGGTCTCGGGCCTGTACGAACTGTTCGCCAGCAACCAGATGGTCGGCGACTCCCTGGGCGGCCTGGCCCAGGCCGTGGAGCCCGGCGGTTACCTGGTGTACACCGGCCAGCCCTGGCACCCGCAGCTGGAGATGATCGCCCGCGCCCTGACCAGCCACCGCGCCGGCCAGGCCTGGGTGATGCGCCGGCGCAGCCAGGTGGAGATGGATCAACTGGTGGAGGCCGCCGGCTTTCGCAAGGTCTGCCAGCGTATCGATGAGTGGGGCATCTTCAGCGTCAGCCTGGCCCAGCGGGTCGCTTGA
- a CDS encoding phosphatase PAP2/dual specificity phosphatase family protein: MNTAREPGLIKRGVLWLLLLGPLFFLSYGLTNTYTAGRNDVGSLVFAWEGGIPLWPWTIIPYWSIDLLYGLSFLLPRSRREMDRHALRLLSAQLICILGFLLWPLRFTVERPALDGLFGWLFDVLMGFDKPFNQAPSLHIALLVIIWAMFARHIHARLPRLLVHGWMALIGVSVLTTWQHHFIDLPSGALVGMLCVWLWPVQGQPVLRRRPLARDPQRWRLALRYGAGATLLAGLALYLGGVALWLMWPAVALLLVALNYAQLGAEGFQKGADGQLSFAARWLLAPYLAGAWLNSRAWTRRHPQADEVCDGVYLGRIPGKGEAAHFTAIVDLCAELPAAVAPGQAYRALPSLDLVVPTAERCREAALAIEQLRAQGPVLVCCALGYSRSASAVAAWLVLSGRCANAAQAQQRISQARPGVVLHAQHLRVIERLQTEPCQ, encoded by the coding sequence ATGAATACTGCACGCGAGCCGGGACTGATCAAGCGCGGGGTGCTCTGGCTGCTGTTGCTCGGCCCGCTGTTCTTCCTCAGCTACGGCCTGACCAACACCTACACCGCCGGGCGCAACGATGTCGGCAGCCTGGTGTTCGCCTGGGAAGGCGGCATCCCGCTGTGGCCCTGGACCATCATCCCGTACTGGTCGATCGACCTGCTCTACGGGTTGTCGTTCCTGTTGCCGCGCAGCCGCCGGGAAATGGACCGCCATGCCCTGCGCCTGCTCAGCGCCCAGCTCATCTGCATCCTCGGTTTTTTGCTCTGGCCGCTGCGCTTCACCGTCGAACGGCCTGCGCTGGACGGCCTGTTCGGCTGGCTGTTCGATGTGCTGATGGGCTTCGACAAGCCGTTCAACCAGGCGCCGTCGCTGCACATCGCCTTGCTGGTAATCATCTGGGCGATGTTTGCCCGGCATATCCATGCAAGGCTGCCGCGCTTGCTGGTGCATGGCTGGATGGCGCTGATCGGTGTGTCAGTGCTGACTACCTGGCAACATCACTTTATCGACCTGCCCAGCGGCGCACTGGTGGGCATGCTGTGCGTCTGGCTATGGCCGGTGCAAGGCCAGCCGGTGCTACGCCGCAGGCCACTGGCCCGCGACCCGCAGCGCTGGCGCCTGGCCCTGCGCTACGGCGCCGGGGCGACATTGCTGGCAGGCCTGGCGCTGTACCTGGGCGGCGTTGCCCTGTGGTTGATGTGGCCGGCAGTGGCGCTGCTGCTGGTGGCACTCAACTACGCGCAATTGGGCGCCGAAGGCTTCCAGAAAGGTGCCGACGGCCAGTTGTCGTTCGCCGCGCGCTGGCTATTGGCGCCCTACCTGGCGGGGGCCTGGCTCAACTCGCGCGCGTGGACACGGCGTCATCCGCAAGCCGATGAAGTGTGCGACGGCGTGTACCTGGGGCGGATTCCGGGCAAGGGTGAAGCCGCGCACTTCACCGCCATTGTCGATCTGTGCGCCGAACTGCCCGCCGCCGTTGCCCCAGGCCAGGCCTACCGCGCCCTGCCCAGCCTCGATCTGGTCGTGCCCACAGCCGAGCGCTGCCGGGAAGCGGCGCTGGCCATCGAGCAACTGCGTGCCCAGGGCCCGGTACTGGTCTGCTGCGCCCTCGGCTATTCGCGCAGCGCCAGCGCCGTGGCCGCCTGGCTGGTGCTCAGCGGGCGCTGCGCCAACGCCGCACAAGCGCAGCAACGCATCAGCCAGGCACGCCCCGGGGTGGTCCTGCATGCGCAGCACCTGCGGGTGATTGAACGCCTGCAAACGGAGCCTTGCCAGTGA
- a CDS encoding sulfite exporter TauE/SafE family protein has protein sequence MTLFFGFYQDIGPALSLLVVATFVLAGAVKGVIGLGLPTIAMGLLGMAMPPAQAAALLIVPSTLTNLWQLAFGGHLRALLKRLWPMLTMVFTGTLLGSAWLGINSGAWAAHALGGALLVYALYGLFARGMSLAPAHETWLGPLCGLITGVITAATGVFVIPAVPYLQGLGLSREEMVQALGLSFSVSTLALAIGLAGQDALGIQALSASLLVLAPALLGMLGGQWLRQRISAVLFKRCFFIGLALLGVHLLLNG, from the coding sequence ATGACTCTCTTCTTTGGCTTCTATCAGGATATCGGTCCAGCGCTGTCGCTGTTGGTCGTTGCGACTTTCGTGCTGGCCGGTGCGGTCAAGGGCGTGATCGGACTTGGACTGCCGACCATTGCAATGGGGCTGCTCGGTATGGCTATGCCTCCGGCGCAGGCAGCCGCCTTGCTGATTGTCCCCTCGACGCTGACCAACCTTTGGCAACTGGCCTTCGGCGGGCACCTGCGGGCGCTGCTGAAAAGGCTGTGGCCGATGCTGACAATGGTCTTCACCGGAACCTTGCTGGGCAGCGCCTGGCTAGGCATCAACAGTGGCGCCTGGGCGGCGCATGCCTTGGGTGGGGCGTTGCTGGTGTATGCGTTGTACGGCCTGTTCGCTCGCGGGATGAGCCTTGCGCCTGCACATGAAACCTGGCTCGGGCCGCTTTGCGGGCTGATCACCGGGGTAATCACTGCGGCCACCGGAGTGTTCGTGATCCCTGCGGTGCCTTACCTGCAGGGCCTGGGCTTGAGTCGCGAGGAAATGGTCCAGGCCCTGGGCTTGTCGTTCAGCGTCTCGACCCTGGCCCTGGCGATCGGCCTGGCGGGCCAGGATGCGCTCGGCATCCAGGCCCTGAGCGCGTCATTGCTGGTGTTGGCGCCGGCGCTGCTGGGTATGCTCGGCGGCCAGTGGTTGCGTCAGCGCATCAGCGCCGTACTGTTCAAGCGCTGCTTCTTTATCGGCCTGGCTTTGCTCGGCGTACACCTGTTACTCAACGGCTAG
- a CDS encoding cupin domain-containing protein, translating into MSDFITVLRETCPTPVLDATKWQRIGGDPHTVNLNAYVSADGSKIMGTWICTPGKFQVSYEKWEYCHFLDGYCVITPEGEPAVHLKAGDVFVIEPGMKGTWEVVETVRKYFVFA; encoded by the coding sequence ATGTCCGATTTCATCACTGTGCTGCGCGAGACCTGCCCCACCCCCGTGCTGGATGCAACCAAATGGCAACGCATCGGCGGCGACCCGCACACGGTCAACCTCAACGCCTATGTGTCGGCCGATGGCAGCAAGATCATGGGCACCTGGATCTGCACGCCGGGCAAGTTCCAGGTCAGTTACGAGAAGTGGGAGTATTGCCACTTTCTGGATGGCTATTGCGTGATCACCCCGGAAGGTGAACCAGCGGTACACCTGAAAGCCGGTGATGTGTTCGTCATCGAACCGGGGATGAAGGGCACCTGGGAAGTGGTGGAGACGGTGCGCAAGTACTTCGTTTTTGCCTGA
- a CDS encoding lysophospholipid acyltransferase family protein, translating to MLAALTAFAITSVARLITGARALWLGCTPQPVQRLYYANHSSHGDFVLIWASLPQPLRQHTRPVAGADYWQKPGIRQFLIKRVFNGVLIDRQHSDAQSHPLQPIQDALAQGDSLIFFPEGTRNLSDEPLLAFKSGLFHLASAHPQVEVIPVWIANLNRVMPKGRALPLPLLCTLSFGEPLQLLADESKHAFLDRARQALLALAPKES from the coding sequence ATGCTTGCTGCCCTAACCGCCTTTGCCATCACCTCGGTCGCGCGCCTGATCACCGGCGCCCGCGCCTTGTGGCTGGGCTGCACGCCGCAACCGGTGCAACGGCTGTACTACGCCAACCACAGCAGTCACGGCGACTTCGTGCTGATCTGGGCGTCGCTGCCTCAGCCCCTGCGCCAGCACACCCGGCCGGTAGCCGGTGCCGATTACTGGCAAAAGCCGGGCATTCGCCAGTTCCTGATCAAGCGGGTATTCAATGGCGTGCTGATCGATCGCCAGCACAGCGACGCCCAGAGCCATCCCTTGCAACCGATCCAGGATGCTCTGGCCCAGGGCGATTCGCTGATCTTCTTCCCTGAAGGCACCCGCAACCTCAGCGACGAGCCGTTGCTGGCATTCAAGAGCGGCCTGTTTCACCTGGCCAGTGCCCACCCGCAGGTCGAGGTGATTCCGGTGTGGATCGCCAACCTCAACCGGGTCATGCCCAAGGGCCGCGCCCTGCCTTTGCCGCTGCTGTGCACCTTGAGTTTTGGCGAGCCCCTGCAACTGCTGGCAGACGAAAGCAAGCACGCGTTTCTCGACCGGGCCCGCCAGGCCCTGTTGGCCCTGGCCCCGAAGGAATCCTGA
- a CDS encoding putative quinol monooxygenase — translation MSEQYGFILKAKTRPEMSEAFEALFRAYVEPSRQEPGCIEYHMLRDQQDPSLFVFYEIWASKAALDVHSALPHMAAFFEKRMDYLERDFDIQLIDMLSASSASR, via the coding sequence ATGAGCGAGCAGTACGGTTTCATCCTCAAAGCCAAGACCCGCCCGGAAATGTCCGAAGCTTTCGAAGCGCTGTTTCGCGCCTATGTCGAGCCAAGCCGGCAGGAACCGGGTTGCATCGAGTACCACATGCTGCGCGACCAGCAGGACCCGAGCCTGTTCGTGTTCTACGAGATCTGGGCCAGCAAGGCTGCGCTGGATGTGCACTCGGCCCTGCCGCACATGGCGGCGTTCTTCGAAAAGCGCATGGACTACCTGGAGCGCGACTTCGATATCCAGCTGATCGACATGCTCAGCGCCTCCTCGGCTAGCCGTTGA
- a CDS encoding LysR substrate-binding domain-containing protein: MHFDLIDLRLFQHTLECGNITAGAQRSHLSLPAASARIRAMESSLGTPLLERNRRGVQATPAGQALLQHARLIAQQVERLQFDLGRYAQGLQGQVRLFCNTAALTEYLPELLASFLQQYPTIDIDIHELPSLRIVQAITQGVADIGIISSAVASEHLQSLAFRDDPLMLIMPSAHPLAATANLRFADTLGHGYVGLQADSALALHLEEQALHLGRRLQVRVRAEGFDGVIRMVAHGAGLGIVPMAAVQRWQGLLPLHSQALHEPWAKRQLRLCSRDFASLPGHARALLDCLSATAIAPAGAIHRQSPPRT; the protein is encoded by the coding sequence ATGCATTTCGATCTGATTGACCTGCGCCTGTTCCAGCACACTCTGGAGTGCGGCAACATCACCGCTGGCGCCCAGCGCAGCCACCTGTCGCTACCGGCGGCCAGCGCGCGTATCCGCGCCATGGAAAGCTCGCTGGGCACGCCGCTGCTCGAACGCAACCGCCGCGGGGTGCAGGCCACGCCTGCGGGGCAAGCGTTACTGCAACATGCCCGGCTGATCGCCCAGCAGGTCGAGCGACTGCAGTTCGATCTCGGGCGATACGCCCAAGGCCTGCAGGGCCAGGTACGGCTATTTTGCAACACCGCAGCCTTGACCGAGTACCTGCCGGAATTACTCGCCAGCTTTCTCCAGCAGTACCCGACCATCGATATCGACATTCACGAGCTGCCAAGCCTGCGCATCGTCCAGGCGATCACCCAGGGCGTGGCGGATATCGGCATCATCTCCAGCGCAGTGGCCAGCGAACACCTGCAGAGCCTGGCATTTCGCGACGACCCGCTGATGCTGATCATGCCATCTGCGCACCCGCTGGCCGCTACCGCCAATCTGCGCTTTGCCGACACCCTCGGCCACGGCTACGTCGGTCTGCAGGCCGACAGCGCCCTGGCCCTGCACCTTGAAGAGCAAGCCCTGCACCTGGGCCGGCGCCTGCAGGTGCGGGTGCGCGCCGAAGGGTTTGACGGGGTGATTCGCATGGTCGCCCATGGCGCTGGTCTGGGTATCGTGCCGATGGCGGCCGTGCAGCGCTGGCAGGGGCTGCTGCCGCTGCACAGCCAGGCGCTGCACGAGCCATGGGCCAAGCGCCAGTTACGCCTGTGCAGCCGGGATTTTGCCAGCCTGCCCGGGCATGCGCGGGCCTTGCTCGACTGCCTGAGTGCCACTGCTATTGCTCCGGCAGGGGCAATCCACCGACAATCTCCCCCGCGCACCTAG
- a CDS encoding LysR family transcriptional regulator: protein MALDMLAELEVFAMVARKRSFVAAARALGRSPSAVTRALQALEENAGAKLCNRSANAVSLTEAGERFLPYAYKMLDLQREADEELAGLSGLASGWVRFSAPESLAPVLPGLIAQYGLRYPQVNVDVIFSDEPIDPANSKLDFSIRGAFAQDSELIGYPLWRYSRSLYASPTYLQRHGTPPSIEALEAHALILHTAPRILKEWQFRSAEQAVSLRVHPKFRFSSGVAVFQAALAGVGIARLADWLAEPEVQAGRLQRVCPEYRLTASNGDSPQMHAVYPAGSLPQRVKALLEVIRGFGDSLDR from the coding sequence ATGGCCCTGGATATGCTGGCGGAACTGGAAGTGTTCGCCATGGTTGCCCGCAAGCGCAGCTTCGTCGCCGCGGCACGCGCCCTGGGGCGCTCGCCCAGCGCTGTGACCCGCGCTTTGCAAGCCCTGGAAGAAAACGCCGGGGCCAAGCTGTGCAATCGCTCGGCCAACGCCGTGAGCCTGACCGAAGCGGGTGAGCGTTTTCTGCCCTATGCCTACAAAATGCTCGATCTGCAACGTGAAGCCGACGAAGAACTGGCCGGGCTCAGCGGCCTTGCCTCCGGCTGGGTGCGTTTTTCCGCCCCCGAATCACTGGCGCCGGTATTGCCCGGCTTGATTGCGCAGTATGGCTTACGCTACCCGCAGGTAAACGTCGATGTGATCTTCAGCGACGAGCCGATCGACCCGGCCAACAGCAAGCTGGACTTCTCGATTAGGGGCGCCTTTGCCCAGGACAGCGAGCTGATCGGCTACCCGTTGTGGCGCTACTCACGCTCGCTGTATGCAAGCCCCACTTACCTGCAACGGCACGGTACGCCCCCATCGATCGAGGCGCTGGAGGCCCATGCGCTGATCCTGCACACCGCACCGCGCATTCTCAAGGAATGGCAGTTTCGCAGCGCCGAACAGGCGGTAAGCCTGCGGGTGCATCCCAAGTTTCGCTTCAGCTCCGGGGTTGCCGTGTTCCAGGCCGCCCTGGCCGGTGTCGGTATCGCCCGCCTGGCCGACTGGCTGGCCGAACCCGAGGTACAGGCCGGGCGTCTGCAGCGGGTCTGCCCGGAGTACCGTCTGACCGCCAGCAACGGCGACAGCCCGCAGATGCATGCGGTGTACCCGGCCGGCAGCCTGCCGCAACGGGTCAAGGCGCTGCTGGAGGTGATCCGCGGCTTTGGCGACAGCCTCGATCGATAA
- a CDS encoding NAD(P)H-dependent oxidoreductase, whose translation MKKVLLLNGGKKFAHSDGRLNETLHEAALAFLDRAGFDVQSTYIDGGYDNAEEVQKFLWADVIIYQMPGWWMGAPWTVKQYLDEVFTAGHGSLYANDGRTRSDASQKYGSGGLIQGKQYMLSLTWNAPQQAFDDPSDFFEGKGVDAVYFPFHKANQFLGMSGLPTYLAVDVMKRPNVEAAVVAYEQHLAEVFQAQA comes from the coding sequence ATGAAAAAAGTCCTGTTGCTCAACGGTGGCAAGAAGTTCGCCCACTCCGATGGCCGCCTGAACGAGACCCTGCACGAAGCCGCGCTGGCCTTCCTTGATCGCGCCGGTTTCGATGTGCAGAGCACCTATATCGACGGCGGCTACGACAATGCTGAAGAAGTGCAGAAATTTCTCTGGGCCGACGTCATCATTTACCAGATGCCCGGCTGGTGGATGGGTGCGCCGTGGACCGTCAAGCAGTACCTGGATGAAGTCTTCACCGCCGGCCATGGCAGCCTCTATGCCAACGACGGCCGCACCCGCTCCGATGCCTCGCAAAAGTACGGCAGCGGCGGCCTGATCCAGGGCAAGCAGTACATGCTGTCGCTGACCTGGAACGCACCGCAGCAGGCCTTCGATGACCCCAGCGACTTCTTCGAAGGCAAGGGCGTGGACGCGGTGTACTTCCCGTTCCACAAGGCCAACCAGTTTCTGGGCATGAGCGGCCTGCCGACTTACCTTGCCGTGGATGTGATGAAGCGCCCCAATGTCGAAGCCGCCGTGGTCGCCTACGAGCAGCACCTGGCCGAGGTTTTCCAGGCTCAAGCCTGA
- a CDS encoding phosphatidate cytidylyltransferase — protein MDNNTLSLFAGIGGLLLLASLIGRLLKWRAGPAPHAVIDNLNARINAWWVMVLVIGLAFLFGKLGVILLFYCVSFYALREFLTLTPTRRSDYPALVAAFYVALPVQYLLIAMDWYGLFSIFIPVYLFLLLPILASFGGDTTRFLERASKVQWGLMIAVYCLSSVPALMTLDIPGYEGRNLLLIAWLILVVQISDVLQYVCGKLFGKHKVAPKLSPSKTVEGLVGGVALATLIGATLCWITPFSFWQAALMALTVNLMGFAGGLVMSAIKRDRGVKDWGHMIEGHGGMLDRMDSVCFAAPVFFHFVRYWWV, from the coding sequence ATGGACAACAACACCCTTTCGCTGTTCGCCGGCATCGGCGGTTTGCTGCTGCTCGCCAGCCTGATCGGTCGCCTGCTCAAATGGCGCGCGGGCCCTGCGCCCCACGCGGTGATCGACAACCTCAATGCACGGATCAACGCCTGGTGGGTGATGGTCCTGGTCATCGGACTGGCCTTCCTGTTCGGCAAGCTGGGGGTGATCCTGCTGTTCTACTGCGTGTCGTTCTACGCCCTGCGTGAATTCCTGACCCTGACCCCGACCCGGCGCAGCGACTACCCGGCCCTGGTGGCGGCGTTCTATGTCGCCCTGCCGGTGCAGTACCTGTTGATCGCCATGGACTGGTACGGGCTGTTCAGCATTTTCATTCCGGTCTACCTGTTCCTGCTGTTGCCGATCCTCGCCAGCTTCGGCGGCGACACCACGCGTTTTCTCGAACGTGCCTCGAAAGTGCAATGGGGGTTGATGATCGCGGTCTACTGCCTGTCTTCGGTACCGGCGTTGATGACCCTGGATATCCCCGGCTACGAAGGCCGCAACCTGCTGCTGATCGCCTGGCTGATCCTCGTGGTGCAGATCTCCGACGTGCTGCAGTACGTCTGCGGCAAGCTGTTCGGCAAACACAAGGTGGCGCCAAAACTGTCGCCGTCAAAGACCGTCGAAGGCCTGGTCGGCGGCGTGGCCCTGGCCACGTTGATTGGCGCCACCTTGTGCTGGATCACCCCGTTCAGCTTCTGGCAGGCGGCGCTGATGGCCCTGACCGTCAACCTCATGGGCTTTGCCGGCGGCCTGGTAATGTCGGCGATCAAGCGCGACCGGGGGGTCAAGGACTGGGGCCACATGATCGAAGGCCATGGCGGCATGCTCGACCGCATGGACTCGGTGTGCTTCGCCGCGCCAGTGTTCTTCCACTTCGTACGCTACTGGTGGGTCTGA
- a CDS encoding CDP-alcohol phosphatidyltransferase family protein, producing the protein MPSIYQLKPRFQALLRPTVERLYQRGVTANQVTLSAAVVSVLLGLLLAWLPHVTWLFALVPVWMLLRMALNAIDGMLAREFGQQSKLGAYYNELCDLIADSALYLPFALLPGVSSALVVIVVLAALISEYAGVMGPLVGAERRYDGPMGKSDRAFAFGVLGAGVASGLLPASWINGALLVILLLSLYTLYNRVSRGLAQTR; encoded by the coding sequence GTGCCGTCGATCTACCAGCTCAAACCCCGTTTCCAGGCGCTGCTGCGCCCGACGGTCGAGCGCCTGTACCAACGCGGCGTCACCGCCAACCAGGTAACCTTGAGCGCGGCCGTGGTGTCTGTGTTGCTCGGCCTGTTGCTGGCCTGGCTGCCGCACGTCACCTGGCTGTTCGCCCTGGTGCCGGTGTGGATGCTGTTGCGCATGGCGCTCAATGCCATCGACGGTATGCTCGCCCGCGAATTCGGCCAGCAATCCAAGCTCGGCGCCTACTACAACGAACTCTGCGACCTGATCGCCGACAGCGCCCTGTACCTGCCCTTCGCGCTGCTGCCGGGCGTCTCCTCGGCGCTGGTGGTGATCGTCGTGCTGGCAGCGCTGATCAGTGAGTACGCCGGGGTCATGGGTCCGCTGGTCGGTGCCGAGCGCCGCTACGACGGGCCCATGGGCAAAAGCGACCGGGCCTTTGCCTTCGGCGTGCTCGGCGCCGGCGTTGCCAGCGGCCTGTTGCCGGCCAGCTGGATCAACGGCGCGCTGCTGGTGATCTTGCTGCTCTCGCTCTATACCCTCTACAACCGGGTCAGCCGCGGTCTGGCGCAAACCCGCTGA
- a CDS encoding sulfite exporter TauE/SafE family protein codes for MVDIVILCVFAFAAGLIDAAVGGGGLIQIPALFNVLPASPPAALLGTNKVASACGTAFAARSFVRKVVIDWGLVIPAACAAFAMAFVGAATVSLVPQSLMRPAVLVLIVLMAIYTFCKKDFGALHKPMRIGTREKLLAIVIGGAIGFYDGLFGPGTGSFLIFLFIRCFAFDFLHASASAKLVNIATNVAALLFFIPTGNVLYLIAIPMAAFNILGALTGTWLAVHKGVPFVRALFLVLLLILIGKLSYDLLV; via the coding sequence ATGGTCGATATTGTCATCCTTTGCGTGTTTGCCTTTGCTGCCGGCCTGATCGATGCGGCAGTCGGCGGTGGCGGGCTGATCCAGATTCCGGCGTTGTTCAACGTGTTGCCTGCGTCGCCACCGGCGGCGTTGCTGGGCACCAACAAGGTTGCTTCAGCCTGCGGCACGGCGTTTGCCGCCCGCTCGTTCGTGCGCAAGGTGGTGATCGACTGGGGGCTGGTGATCCCGGCGGCCTGTGCAGCCTTTGCCATGGCCTTTGTCGGCGCCGCGACGGTATCGCTGGTGCCGCAATCGTTGATGCGCCCGGCGGTGCTGGTGCTGATCGTGCTGATGGCGATCTACACCTTCTGCAAAAAGGACTTCGGTGCCCTGCACAAGCCGATGCGTATCGGCACCCGTGAGAAGCTGCTGGCGATTGTCATCGGTGGCGCCATCGGCTTCTATGACGGCCTGTTCGGGCCCGGTACCGGCAGCTTTCTGATCTTCCTGTTCATCCGCTGCTTTGCCTTCGACTTTCTGCACGCGTCGGCGTCAGCGAAGCTGGTGAACATTGCCACCAACGTCGCCGCACTGCTGTTCTTCATCCCGACTGGCAACGTCCTTTACCTGATTGCCATTCCCATGGCCGCCTTTAACATCCTCGGCGCGTTGACCGGCACCTGGCTTGCGGTGCACAAGGGCGTGCCTTTTGTGCGTGCGCTGTTCCTGGTGCTGCTACTGATCCTGATCGGCAAGCTGTCCTACGATTTGTTGGTCTGA